A genomic segment from Salvia splendens isolate huo1 chromosome 13, SspV2, whole genome shotgun sequence encodes:
- the LOC121761406 gene encoding uncharacterized protein LOC121761406, translated as MATQLKSDALMEQMKLHMSTDAGKQLTKKIGLVYQSNIAPKKIGFNEKSFVVDLKKGEVKEDSCDEDKGQYQCSAEIYPRHFPQAIKDVSSYGIPVLQCHQHHSNHCVVSESSTIGISEIKHMFTHAIIYLSQLIFFTSLFSSTTLWFIRFDLYFPKS; from the exons ATGGCTACTCAGCTGAAATCCGACGCCCTGATGGAGCAGATGAAGCTCCACATGTCCACTGATGCCGGAAAACAGCTCACGAAAAAAATCGGCCTCGTTTACCAGAGCAACATTGCTCCCAAG AAAATTGGGTTCAATGAGAAGTCTTTCGTGGTGGATTTGAAGAAAGGAGAGGTTAAAGAAG ATTCTTGCGATGAAGATAAGGGGCAGTATCAGTGCAGCGCAGAAATTTACCCCCGACATTTTCCCCAAGCCATCAAAGATGTGAGCAGTTACGGCATCCCTGTACTACAATGTCACCAACATCATTCGAATCATTGTGTCGTATCTGAAAGCTCGACTATAGGTATCTCGGAGATCAAACATATGTTTACACATGCAATTATCTATTTGTCTCAGCTCATTTTCTTTACCTCTCTGTTTTCTTCGACTACGTTGTGGTTTATACGATTTGATCTGTACTTCCCTAAATCTTAG
- the LOC121762905 gene encoding thioredoxin-like 4, chloroplastic: MVQTLLTFSAPFNFLRKINGQIDFGSSMAYRSLFRVKGNSVNLKAMPICQTGNSLLTRRNTSYTHSSKLKGVLDNNVKESSVVDDDDELCPVECVKEFYTDEEFLMILEKAKETNALVVVDFYRTSCGSCKYIEQGFVKICKGSGDQDAPVIFLKHNVIDEYDEQSEVADRLRIKTVPLFHFYKNGVLLEAFATRDKERIRDAILKYTGSAPQEVNSIS, encoded by the exons ATGGTGCAGACTCTGTTAACATTTTCAGCTCCATTTAACTTTTTGAGAAAAATCAATGGACAAATCGATTTTGGTAGTTCCATGGCATATAGAAGCTTGTTTCGGGTCAAAGGTAACTCGGTTAATTTGAAGGCAATGCCCATATGCCAAACTGGGAATTCTTTACTTACTAGAAGGAACACTTCTTATACACATTCATCTAAGCTCAAGGGTGTGCTGGATAATAATGTCAAAGAATCAtctgttgttgatgatgatgatgagctcTGTCCAGTTGAATGTGTAAAAGAGTTTTATACTGATGAAGAATTCTTAATGATTCTTGAGAAGGCTAAGGAAACAAATGCATTAGTTGTTGTGGATTTTTATCGAACTTCCTGTGGAAGCTGCAAATACATCGAACAGGGCTTTGTAAAGATATGCAAGGGATCTGGTGATCAAGATGCGCCCGTTATTTTCCTGAAACACAAT GTAATTGATGAGTATGATGAACAATCCGAGGTTGCTGACCGTCTCCGAATCAAG ACGGTGCCACTTTTCCATTTCTACAAAAACGGTGTCCTACTTGAAGCGTTTGCAACCAGAGACAAGGAGAGAATACGCGACGCCATTCTCAAGTACACAGGTTCTGCTCCTCAAGAAGTCAATTCGATTTCGTGA
- the LOC121761213 gene encoding protein CYPRO4-like, translating into MGANASRDVDLSDSESECEETTDHESDSEESYDTPASQPSDRKRDYPKTPSSIDEIESRLKELKIKYNNNNSSTAPNVKNAVKLYLHVGGHTAKSKWLVSEKVISYSFVRGAPNGDAEDDDYEDEGGSDPNSCWLLRIGSKVRARVDENLQLKAFKEQRRMDFVANGVWAIRFFSAEEWDRFTKRYQDCLFENTYGYEANDANKLKVYGKDFIGWANPEVADDSVWEDADMKTPPTKTPRRRGNDLTEEFEEAAVNGGAIQSLALGALDNSFLVSDSGIQVVRNYSHGIQGKGMYVNFEEGKLSQRKGANATPRKALLMRAETNMLLMSPMNEAKPHSKGLHQLDIETGRIVSEWKFEKDGADISMRDITNDNKGAQMDPSGSTFLGLDDNRLCRWDMRDRRGMVQDIVNESTPVLNWTQGHQFSRGTNFQCFATTGDGSIVVGSLDGKIRLYSISSMRQAKTAFPGLGLPITHVDVTFDGKWILGTTDTYLVLICSLFTDKDGKTKTGFAGRMGNKISAPRLLKLNPVDSHMAGASKFRNAQFSWVTEEGKQERHLVATVGKFSVIWNFQQVKDGSHHCYQNQIGLKSCYCYKIVLKDDSIVDSRFMHDKYAVSDSPEAPLVVATPMRVSSFSISSRRLEL; encoded by the exons ATGGGCGCCAACGCCAGCAGAGATGTGGATCTCTCCGACTCCGAATCCGAATGCGAGGAAACTACAGACCACGAATCCGATTCCGAAGAATCCTACGACACTCCGGCGTCGCAGCCCTCCGATCGGAAGCGCGACTACCCTAAAACGCCGTCCTCAATCGACGAAATCGAATCACGCCTCAAAGAGCTCAAAATCAaatacaacaacaacaacagctCCACCGCTCCGAATGTGAAGAACGCGGTGAAGCTCTACCTCCACGTCGGCGGGCACACCGCGAAATCGAAATGGCTGGTATCCGAAAAGGTAATCTCCTACTCCTTTGTGCGCGGGGCTCCGAACGGCGACGCGGAAGACGACGATTACGAAGATGAAGGAGGATCCGACCCGAATTCGTGCTGGCTATTGAGAATCGGGTCGAAGGTGAGAGCTAGGGTTGATGAGAATTTGCAATTGAAGGCGTTTAAGGAGCAGAGGCGCATGGATTTCGTTGCGAATGGTGTTTGGGCGATTAGGTTTTTCAGCGCGGAAGAGTGGGATCGTTTCACTAAGAGGTATCAGGATTGCTTGTTTGAGAATACTTATGGATATGAAGCTAATGATGCTAATAAGCTGAAGGTATACGGGAAGGATTTCATCGGATGGGCGAACCCTGAGGTTGCCGACGATTCGGTGTGGGAGGATGCGGATATGAAGACTCCTCCGACTAAAACTCCGAGGAGAAGAGGCAATGATTTGACTGAGGAGTTTGAGGAGGCTGCTGTGAATGGGGGTGCTATTCAGAGCTTGGCTTTGGGGGCTTTAGACAACAGTTTCTTAGTCAGTGATTCCGGGATTCAGGTTGTTAGGAATTACAGCCATGGGATTCAAGGGAAGGGGATGTATGTGAATTTCGAAGAAGGTAAATTGAGCCAGAGGAAAGGTGCTAATGCGACTCCGAGGAAGGCTCTGCTCATGAGAGCTGAGACGAATATGCTTCTCATGAGCCCTATGAATGAAGCTAAGCCGCATTCGAAGGGCCTCCATCAGCTTGATATTGAAACAGGGAGAATTGTGAGCGAGTGGAAGTTTGAAAAGGATGGAGCTGACATTTCGATGAGAGATATCACTAATGATAACAAGGGAGCTCAGATGGATCCTTCGGGGTCTACTTTCTTGGGACTGGATGACAACAGGTTGTGTCGTTGGGATATGCGTGATAGGAGGGGGATGGTCCAGGATATCGTGAATGAGAGCACGCCTGTGTTGAATTGGACTCAGGGGCATCAGTTTTCGAGGGGGACTAATTTTCAATGCTTTGCAACGACTGGTGATGGATCTATTGTGGTTGGATCGCTTGATGGGAAGATTAGGCTGTATTCCATCAGTTCTATGAGGCAGGCCAAGACTGCATTTCCTGGCCTCGGCTTGCCCATCACTCATGTTGATGTTACCTTTGATGGGAAGTGGATTTTGGGAACCACTGATACTTACTTGGTTCTCATATGCAGTCTGTTCACAGATAAAGATGGTAAGACCAAGACGGGTTTTGCTGGACGAATGGGGAATAAGATTTCAGCTCCGAGGTTGTTGAAGCTGAATCCTGTGGATTCACACATGGCTGGAGCAAGCAAATTCCGCAATGCTCAGTTCTCTTGG GTCACAGAGGAAGGGAAGCAGGAGCGCCACTTGGTCGCCACCGTGGGCAAGTTTAGTGTCATATGGAATTTCCAACAGGTGAAGGATGGATCTCATCATTGCTATCAAAACCAAATCGGCCTGAAAAGCTGCTACTGCTACAAGATCGTCCTGAAAGATGACTCGATTGTCGACAGTCGCTTCATGCACGACAAATACGCAGTCAGCGACTCGCCTGAGGCACCGCTTGTGGTGGCAACCCCCATGAGAGTCAGCTCCTTCAGCATCTCCAGCCGACGTCTGGAGCTGTGA
- the LOC121761212 gene encoding protein WEAK CHLOROPLAST MOVEMENT UNDER BLUE LIGHT 1-like → MEGAKVLVEDDPPAPGTSPLKGDAETTSVSSREDLAENSPDAGGETVVAENGSATPANAQDATRSINEETNKELAEVIIPQDNNSAIAHENKEPVEASVQPSTSEGEPSVASADLRIIAPPSLADEHIPPTPSSPQVNNTPTFRLPKIAIKSNKTEKFPDQPETPRTPRTPRTPRTPRTPRTPISIDFSRGQVDTAAPFESVKAAVSKFGGIVDWKAHRVQTVERRKTIEEELEKAQVEIPLYKKQSEDAEEAKLAVLKELDSTKRLIEELKLNLERAQTEEKQAKQDSELAKLRVEELEQGIADESSFAAKAQLEVARARHVAAVSEVKTVREELELLRRDYNALKAEKDAYVKKAEEAISKSKEIDKSVEDLTIELITAKESLESAHAAHLEAEEHRIGAVMAKEQDMLNWEKEIKQAEDDLEKMKEQASLSKDMQSKLDTATALLRDLKAELATYLESEPQGKPAGNFEDVLNETDKANRGQIEAAISAAKKELEEVKLNFEKTNNEVTILKVAAVSLQSELEKEKAELATIQQREGMASITVASLEAELNRTKSEIALIQLREKEDRERMVELPKMLQKAAQEADQAKTLAQAARDELRKAKEEAEKAKAGAGTMESRLRAAQKEIEAARASEKLALLAIKALTESESTQSKNEEDSPAGVTLSLEEYYELSKKAHEAEEEASERVAAALAEIEVAKESEANTLKKLEETNREMAERKSALKTALQKAEKAKEGKLGIEQELRKWRAEHEQRRKASDSAPSPAQRLDAKSHVSTFKSAPLHQMSSPGSFTSNTGTDTSPDVKPAKKKKRSFFPRIFMFLGKKKSSKSSQTPPS, encoded by the exons ATGGAGGGCGCAAAAGTTTTGGTTGAGGACGACCCTCCTGCGCCAGGAACTTCACCTCTGAAGGGGGACGCAGAAACCACTAGCGTTTCTTCTAGAGAGGATTTGGCCGAAAATTCTCCTGACGCAGGTGGGGAAACGGTAGTGGCAGAAAATGGATCTGCCACGCCTGCAAACGCCCAAGACGCCACTCGCTCAATCAATGAGGAGACGAATAAAGAACTTGCAGAAGTAATCATCCCTCAAGATAACAACAGTGCCATCGCGCACGAGAACAAAGAACCAGTCGAAGCATCTGTTCAACCGAGCACATCAGAAGGCGAGCCGTCAGTTGCATCAGCTGACCTCAGGATTATTGCGCCTCCGTCACTGGCGGATGAGCATATACCACCAACTCCTTCATCACCTCAAGTGAATAACACTCCCACTTTCCGGCTGCCGAAAATAGCAATAAAATCTAACAAGACCGAGAAATTCCCTGACCAACCCGAGACGCCTAGAACTCCTAGGACGCCTAGAACTCCTAGGACTCCTAGGACGCCTAGAACACCAATTAGCATCGACTTCAGTAGAGGTCAAGTTGATACGGCAGCACCTTTCGAATCTGTGAAGGCTGCTGTTTCTAAGTTTGGTGGGATCGTGGACTGGAAAGCCCACCGTGTTCAGACCGTGGAG AGACGAAAAACCATAGAAGAGGAACTCGAGAAAGCTCAAGTGGAGATACCGTTATATAAGAAGCAATCCGAGGATGCTGAAGAGGCCAAACTCGCAGTTCTGAAAGAGCTAGACAGCACTAAGAGACTTATCGAAGAGCTGAAGCTCAATCTCGAACGAGCACAGACAGAAGAGAAACAGGCGAAGCAGGATTCCGAGCTTGCAAAGCTTAGGGTCGAAGAGCTGGAGCAAGGGATTGCCGATGAATCCAGCTTCGCAGCCAAGGCGCAGCTTGAGGTCGCCCGAGCAAGGCATGTGGCCGCCGTTTCAGAAGTCAAGACCGTTCGAGAAGAGCTGGAACTGCTCAGGCGGGACTATAACGCGTTGAAAGCCGAGAAAGATGCATATGTGAAGAAGGCGGAAGAAGCTATTTCCAAGTCGAAAGAGATTGACAAGTCCGTAGAGGACTTGACAATCGAGCTTATCACTGCGAAAGAGTCGTTGGAATCTGCACACGCTGCACATCTGGAGGCGGAGGAGCACCGAATCGGAGCAGTTATGGCGAAAGAACAGGACATGCTCAACTGGGAGAAGGAGATCAAGCAAGCTGAGGATGATCTCGAGAAGATGAAAGAGCAGGCTTCGTTGTCGAAGGATATGCAGTCGAAGTTGGATACTGCAACTGCGTTGCTGAGAGATTTGAAGGCTGAATTAGCAACGTACCTTGAATCAGAACCTCAAGGGAAACCGGCCGGAAATTTTGAAGATGTGCTCAACGAAACGGATAAAGCAAACCGTGGTCAAATCGAAGCAGCTATTTCCGCGGCTAAGAAGGAACTCGAAGAAGTGAAACTCAATTTCGAGAAAACGAACAACGAAGTTACCATCCTGAAGGTGGCTGCGGTATCGTTGCAGTCAGAGCTCGAAAAGGAGAAGGCGGAACTGGCTACTATTCAGCAAAGGGAAGGAATGGCATCGATCACAGTTGCGTCTCTCGAAGCTGAGCTGAACCGGACGAAATCCGAAATTGCGCTTATTCAGCTCAGGGAGAAAGAAGACAGAGAGAGAATGGTTGAGCTTCCAAAGATGCTACAAAAGGCAGCACAAGAGGCTGATCAAGCAAAGACCCTCGCCCAGGCCGCTCGCGACGAGCTCAGAAAGGCGAAGGAGGAAGCGGAAAAGGCAAAGGCGGGTGCCGGCACCATGGAGAGCAGATTACGCGCGGCTCAGAAAGAAATCGAAGCGGCTAGAGCTTCCGAGAAGTTGGCACTCTTAGCTATCAAAGCATTGACGGAGAGTGAGTCTACTCAAAGCAAAAACGAGGAGGATTCGCCAGCCGGAGTAACACTCTCGTTGGAAGAATACTACGAGCTCAGCAAGAAGGCCCACGAGGCCGAGGAGGAGGCGAGCGAGCGCGTCGCTGCTGCTCTTGCCGAGATCGAGGTAGCCAAGGAGTCCGAGGCAAACACCTTAAAGAAGCTGGAGGAAACCAACCGCGAAATGGCTGAGCGAAAGAGCGCCTTGAAGACCGCGCTGCAGAAGGCCGAGAAGGCCAAAGAAGGGAAGCTAGGCATCGAGCAAGAGCTGCGTAAGTGGAGGGCCGAGCACGAGCAGAGACGGAAAGCCAGTGATTCGGCTCCGAGCCCGGCCCAGAGGCTAGACGCCAAGAGCCACGTCAGCACATTCAAATCCGCGCCGCTCCATCAGATGTCGAGCCCCGGCTCGTTCACGAGCAACACGGGAACGGATACGTCTCCAGACGTCAAGCctgcgaagaagaagaagagatcatTCTTCCCAAGAATATTCATGTTCTTGGGCAAGAAGAAGTCGTCCAAGTCGTCGCAGACGCCGCCGTCGTGA
- the LOC121761127 gene encoding putative late blight resistance protein homolog R1A-10 yields MAAYSAAISLKNTIQCIVQSSRILLVSPSPQILQPAYDAMVRLQKVLLKLDDTGYSKIRTKVNDLDERMKEVVWEFEDLLETHVYQQILPQLESSVGGERHHLSFSVDLQSLKHYVDYLLKRVTVMEEEYDVDLSNMPEEEGVPISSRIDFGRISSEMIGHTVQFEEARDLLLAENGGWLSIVGMAGVGKTTFAKKVFDSPAIKRHFGLRAWVRVGRKCEYNEILRCILAQVDPTSYNKMVTQGDDDDNEKLLGLLGKRLKDKKCLIVMDDVWEWDTRVLDKYIDDSNVRVLLTSRQRLEELEDPTSKGILCLLDDEESKKLLGAKVFGEKGFPLHLEELGKKIAEKCEGLPLMIVTVAELLSKANKSMTEVFLNREELNKSIQELWTEVAKKQHNSVFVDAYNQISEVLFPSYNYLPQYLKMFFLYLGSFPPYSDIETDSLWNRFIAEGFLEPIGKETLNDFISDCWEKLDHQYHLVLTEINPKSWFSKNEFRVHSCWQHMCRKEGSRIKFLHVLQSCGDDDIKDQRRLCAHSNMLFAFKQVYGSIKSDCASTTRSLLCFGPYHRYPMPIEDMDFKLLKVLDACKVRFYHIPLEILKLVCLKYLALSYNKELPISISNLFHLQCLIVQPHVYIKHRGVVSYMPMEIWDMQELQRITVLGRDLPTPNFDATLENLSTISGVSPKSCTREILKRISKLKKLEIIMNLKPYDDDGDDNALSGLGYISEELQKLNVLSYIVMNPEMKYKSTVPLSMFPSSLTILKLNGLGCPWKHMNDIGSRLPSLKSLELFHYAFQGPKWDIEFGCFLNLKKLVIEDTDLVRWRVQHGSLPRLHLLSIRHCYKLRKLDWKRDPSTVTTPVIELVDCNLSAVTSAMKPGFKVHCAFSWLA; encoded by the coding sequence ATGGCTGCCTATAGTGCAGCGATTTCTCTCAAGAATACGATTCAGTGCATTGTGCAGTCGTCTCGCATTTTGCTAGTTTCTCCCTCTCCACAAATCTTACAACCCGCCTACGATGCCATGGTTCGCTTGCAGAAAGTTCTGCTAAAATTGGACGACACCGGCTACAGCAAGATTAGGACGAAGGTGAATGATTTGGACGAGCGAATGAAAGAGGTCGTATGGGAATTCGAGGATTTACTAGAAACTCATGTGTATCAACAGATTCTTCCACAACTCGAAAGCTCAGTAGGTGGTGAGAGACATCACTTATCTTTCTCTGTTGATCTGCAGAGTCTAAAACACTATGTTGATTACTTACTCAAGAGGGTGACCGTGATGGAGGAGGAGTACGATGTTGATCTCTCGAATATGCCAGAAGAAGAAGGTGTGCCTATTTCCTCAAGAATTGATTTTGGTAGAATCAGCTCAGAGATGATTGGACACACTGTTCAATTTGAAGAAGCCAGGGATCTTCTTCTTGCTGAAAATGGAGGGTGGTTATCAATTGTTGGGATGGCAGGGGTTGGAAAGACCACTTTTGCAAAGAAAGTATTTGACTCTCCGGCGATTAAGAGACATTTCGGGCTTCGAGCATGGGTGAGAGTGGGCAGAAAGTGTGAATACAATGAAATATTACGATGCATTCTAGCTCAAGTGGATCCTACCTCTTACAACAAGATGGTTACCCAAGGAGACGATGATGACAACGAGAAATTACTTGGACTTTTGGGGAAAAGATTGAAGGATAAGAAATGTCTCATCGTGATGGATGATGTATGGGAATGGGACACACGAGTATTGGATAAGTATATAGATGATAGTAATGTCCGAGTCTTGCTTACAAGTAGACAAAGACTTGAAGAATTGGAGGATCCTACTTCGAAGGGTATATTATGCTTGTTGGATGACGAAGAAAGTAAGAAATTACTGGGTGCAAAAGTATTCGGTGAAAAGGGTTTCCCCCTTCACCTTGAAGAATTGGGAAAGAAGATTGCAGAGAAATGTGAAGGCCTTCCGCTTATGATAGTCACGGTTGCAGAGCTCCTATCAAAAGCCAACAAGAGTATGACTGAAGTGTTCCTAAACCGAGAAGAGCTTAACAAGAGTATCCAAGAATTATGGACTGAGGTAGCCAAAAAACAACATAATTCAGTCTTTGTGGATGCATATAATCAAATATCAGAGGTACTTTTTCCAAGCTATAACTACTTACCTCAGTATCTAAAAATGTTTTTTCTCTATTTGGGATCTTTTCCTCCATATAGTGATATTGAAACAGACTCTCTGTGGAACCGGTTTATTGCCGAGGGGTTTCTTGAACCGATTGGAAAAGAAACTTTGAATGATTTTATTTCTGACTGTTGGGAGAAGCTTGATCACCAGTATCATCTTGTTCTAACCGAAATAAACCCAAAATCATGGTTTTCAAAAAACGAGTTTCGCGTGCATTCTTGCTGGCAGCACATGTGTAGGAAAGAAGGTAGTAGGATCAAGTTTCTGCATGTTTTACAAAGTTGTGGCGATGATGATATAAAAGACCAACGCCGATTGTGTGCCCATAGTAACATGTTATTTGCCTTCAAACAAGTGTATGGTTCAATAAAAAGTGATTGTGCATCCACTACCCGTTCTCTCCTTTGTTTTGGTCCTTACCACCGATATCCAATGCCAATAGAGGACATGGATTTCAAATTGCTCAAGGTACTAGATGCTTGTAAGGTCCGATTTTACCACATCCCACTTGAAATTCTGAAACTTGTTTGTTTAAAGTACCTTGCCCTATCTTACAACAAAGAGCTCCCTATTTCCATATCCAACCTTTTTCACCTTCAATGCTTGATCGTCCAGCCACATGTGTACATTAAACATCGTGGAGTTGTGTCATATATGCCAATGGAAATATGGGACATGCAAGAGTTGCAACGAATTACTGTTTTGGGAAGAGACCTACCAACCCCTAATTTTGATGCCACTTTGGAAAATCTCTCCACTATTTCTGGTGTGAGTCCGAAGAGTTGCACCCGAGAAATTCTCAAAAGAATCTCTAAATTAAAGAAATTAGAGATTATAATGAACTTGAAGCCATATGATGACGATGGTGATGATAATGCATTGAGTGGCTTGGGTTATATATCGGAAGAACTCCAGAAGTTGAACGTACTTTCGTATATTGTCATGAACCCTGAGATGAAGTATAAGTCTACGGTCCCTCTTTCAATGTTCCCGTCAAGTTTGACAATACTGAAGTTGAATGGCTTGGGGTGCCCATGGAAGCACATGAATGACATTGGTTCAAGGTTACCAAGTCTTAAGAGCCTCGAGTTATTTCATTATGCTTTTCAAGGCCCAAAGTGGGATATCGAATTTGGATGTTTTTTGAACCTTAAGAAACTTGTAATTGAAGATACTGATTTGGTGCGATGGAGAGTCCAACATGGAAGCCTCCCAAGGCTTCACCTCCTTAGCATACGACATTGCTACAAGTTACGAAAACTCGATTGGAAACGTGATCCCTCGACTGTCACGACTCCCGTAATTGAATTAGTTGATTGCAATCTCTCAGCCGTCACTTCGGCCATGAAACCTGGCTTTAAAGTTCACTGCGCCTTTTCTTGGTTAGCATGA